One region of Salvia miltiorrhiza cultivar Shanhuang (shh) chromosome 3, IMPLAD_Smil_shh, whole genome shotgun sequence genomic DNA includes:
- the LOC131014178 gene encoding ethylene-response factor C3-like, with product MQTQTQTQTQRQMMESSFFQFSFPDSPHSLSWEHDDGGVSGLPFNVNDSEEMLLYGVLAQGAAGGEAVKVEEEVSSEKRVKAYRGVRRRPWGKFAAEIRDSTRNGVRVWLGTFDNAEAAALAYDQAAFAMRGCAAVLNFPVERVKESLQEMKCGVEEGCSPVMALKRKHSMRKKRSVNRKIMHLDKGGSHDHTTVVVLEDLGVEILESLLSCSSSSSPSSSQSW from the coding sequence ATGcaaactcaaactcaaactcaaaCACAGAGACAGATGATGGAGTCTTCATTCTTCCAATTCTCATTCCCCGACTCCCCTCATTCCCTCTCGTGGGAACACGACGACGGCGGCGTCTCCGGACTCCCTTTTAACGTTAACGACTCCGAGGAGATGCTCCTCTACGGCGTGCTAGCGCAAGGGGCCGCCGGCGGGGAGGCCGTGAAggtggaggaggaggtgagCTCCGAGAAGAGGGTGAAAGCGTACAGGGGGgtgcggcggcggccgtgggggAAGTTCGCGGCGGAGATAAGGGACTCCACTAGGAATGGCGTGAGGGTGTGGCTGGGGACGTTCGACAacgcggaggcggcggcgctggcGTACGACCAGGCGGCCTTCGCCATGAGGGGGTGCGCGGCGGTGCTGAATTTTCCGGTGGAGAGGGTGAAGGAGTCGCTGCAGGAGATGAAGTGCGGCGTGGAGGAAGGGTGCTCGCCGGTGATGGCGCTCAAGAGAAAGCATTCCATGAGGAAGAAGAGGAGTGTCAATAGGAAGATTATGCATTTAGACAAGGGAGGCAGCCATGATCACACCACTGTCGTCGTTTTGGAGGATTTGGGAGTTGAAATTTTGGAATCCCTTTTGAGTtgttcatcttcttcctcaccaTCCTCATCACAAAGTTggtga